From one Actinomycetes bacterium genomic stretch:
- a CDS encoding spermine synthase gives MKENKLKRDNLSRSISLPPLLVSLFLVSVSMFVFQVVLTRVFSPMLRYHFVFMLTSMAIFGLGIGGMIVYRLGRKSTEKQLISRLPGWLLLLSASYIGIFSLIFKLPFMNLFVFYSLLAAIPYILGGIFISTIFKIMPEDSHRLYFADLFGAGAGSLGVVIFMNQLGVANTILLVSGFALISALILAWRLNNSKLRLASIVFMAVLVLVGSYQPGVEQFESRFRGYFTSPMTSLARIRMANLEHKLEDWSWDAYSRTDVIDTSNDDKSKVVTIDGGANSQMLRFDGDLSKMEYLREDLNYLPFDMGKNEKVLLIGPGGGKDIVLALLAGSKDIDAVEISGGSVDMVKRYAQYNGDIYGRDEVDTFIQDGRNFVKQSGEQYDIIYLAQVMTGVAETTGYALAENFIYTKEAIRDYWSVLDDDGRISFILHDANDLRKMTLTIAEALEEAGVDRSQIASHIVMVSQNSGESHDDNILMPLVVVKKSPFTIPETGQLQEIIDSRMHSPLHLPYLKEDSILKGFSDGNLSTSDYYFKENMNFVPTTDNKPFFFDFNRGVDMVLVSLLAAALLAPLFFKPAFKRNNMKRSPYYFIGLGTAFMLIEIPLIQMFSLLLGHPTRSFIITLIALLAGGGTGSLVGSWRKFQWRGKYLPLLVIPFLTAAVYFLLTGLMNKWIVSSNDIRMLTSVGILFPLGFFMGMPFPYGIRILKKAKKENAVPLVWGVNGIMSVGGSVLAVIISMKLGFTYTLAAGALIYLLLFLLMPLYEKGWRLGR, from the coding sequence ATGAAAGAGAATAAATTAAAAAGAGATAATCTAAGTAGAAGCATTTCCCTGCCGCCATTGCTGGTAAGCTTATTTTTAGTATCAGTATCCATGTTTGTCTTCCAGGTCGTCCTTACCAGGGTGTTTTCTCCTATGCTCAGGTACCATTTTGTGTTTATGCTGACTTCGATGGCTATATTTGGCTTGGGCATAGGAGGAATGATTGTCTATAGATTGGGCAGGAAGAGTACTGAAAAACAGCTTATAAGCCGGCTCCCGGGATGGCTTTTACTGTTATCAGCATCATATATAGGTATTTTTTCGCTGATATTTAAACTGCCGTTTATGAATCTGTTTGTGTTTTATTCCCTTCTGGCTGCTATTCCCTATATTTTAGGGGGAATCTTTATTTCCACAATTTTTAAAATCATGCCGGAAGATAGCCACAGGTTATACTTCGCCGATCTTTTTGGCGCGGGGGCTGGCAGTCTGGGTGTAGTCATTTTTATGAATCAGCTGGGTGTTGCCAATACAATACTGCTTGTTTCCGGATTTGCCCTTATCTCTGCCCTTATTTTAGCCTGGAGGCTAAATAACAGTAAGCTGAGATTAGCATCAATTGTTTTTATGGCGGTTTTAGTGCTGGTGGGGTCCTACCAGCCCGGAGTTGAACAATTTGAAAGCAGGTTCAGGGGATATTTTACAAGCCCAATGACTTCACTGGCAAGGATTAGAATGGCAAACCTAGAGCACAAGCTGGAAGATTGGTCCTGGGATGCTTATTCAAGGACCGATGTTATTGATACCTCTAATGATGATAAAAGTAAAGTAGTTACCATAGATGGCGGGGCAAACTCCCAGATGCTGCGATTTGACGGAGATTTAAGCAAAATGGAGTATCTCAGAGAAGATTTAAACTATTTGCCGTTTGATATGGGGAAGAATGAAAAGGTACTTCTTATAGGACCAGGGGGCGGAAAGGATATAGTATTGGCATTGCTGGCCGGCAGCAAAGACATTGACGCGGTTGAAATCAGCGGCGGAAGTGTGGATATGGTCAAAAGATATGCCCAATACAATGGAGATATTTATGGAAGGGATGAGGTTGATACATTCATCCAGGATGGAAGAAATTTTGTAAAACAGTCCGGGGAGCAATACGATATAATCTATCTTGCCCAGGTTATGACTGGGGTTGCAGAGACGACGGGTTATGCCTTAGCTGAGAATTTTATTTATACAAAAGAAGCCATCAGGGATTATTGGTCAGTTTTGGATGATGATGGCAGAATATCTTTTATTCTCCATGATGCTAATGATTTGAGAAAAATGACCCTGACTATAGCAGAAGCCTTGGAAGAGGCTGGAGTAGACAGAAGTCAGATTGCCAGCCATATTGTGATGGTCAGTCAAAATAGTGGGGAAAGCCATGATGATAATATTTTAATGCCGCTGGTAGTGGTTAAAAAATCACCGTTTACCATACCTGAAACAGGGCAGCTTCAAGAGATTATAGATAGCCGTATGCATTCCCCGCTTCATCTTCCTTATTTAAAAGAGGACAGCATCTTGAAGGGATTTAGCGATGGTAATTTAAGCACCTCAGATTATTACTTTAAGGAGAATATGAACTTTGTGCCCACTACTGACAACAAACCGTTTTTCTTTGATTTTAACCGGGGAGTGGATATGGTTTTGGTCAGCCTGCTGGCTGCAGCCCTGCTGGCACCATTGTTTTTCAAACCTGCCTTCAAAAGGAACAATATGAAGAGGTCACCATACTATTTCATTGGACTGGGCACAGCATTTATGCTGATCGAGATTCCCCTCATACAGATGTTCTCACTTCTGTTGGGGCATCCCACCCGCTCCTTTATAATTACCTTGATTGCTTTGCTGGCGGGCGGAGGAACAGGCAGTCTGGTAGGGAGCTGGAGAAAATTTCAATGGAGGGGCAAATACCTGCCTCTGCTGGTTATTCCATTTTTAACAGCTGCCGTTTATTTCCTATTAACCGGGCTTATGAATAAATGGATTGTTTCATCCAATGATATAAGGATGTTAACTTCTGTGGGTATACTTTTCCCTCTGGGGTTTTTTATGGGCATGCCCTTTCCCTACGGAATCAGGATATTAAAAAAGGCAAAAAAGGAAAACGCCGTTCCCCTTGTATGGGGGGTAAACGGTATCATGTCGGTGGGAGGTTCGGTATTGGCTGTCATAATTTCTATGAAATTAGGTTTTACCTATACTCTGGCAGCAGGGGCACTTATTTATCTATTGCTGTTTTTGTTGATGCCTCTTTATGAAAAGGGCTGGAGACTGGGGAGATGA
- a CDS encoding YHS domain-containing protein, whose product MWGRAKDPVCKVKVGKKTPYRYKLNGRTYYFDSAACRQTFKENPQSFVGGGIDKNFIQNLSDSGDGKRKTCH is encoded by the coding sequence ATGTGGGGCAGAGCCAAGGATCCGGTATGCAAGGTGAAGGTTGGAAAAAAAACTCCATATCGGTATAAATTAAACGGCAGAACCTATTATTTTGATTCGGCTGCCTGCAGGCAGACCTTTAAAGAGAATCCGCAGAGCTTTGTAGGCGGGGGGATAGATAAGAATTTTATCCAAAACCTTTCCGATTCAGGTGATGGGAAACGTAAAACATGCCACTAA
- a CDS encoding YHS domain-containing protein, producing MAEKVIDPVCGMKIDKSGAAATSEYKGRTYYFCAEGCKTQFEKFPEKYLGKKE from the coding sequence ATGGCAGAAAAAGTAATAGATCCGGTTTGCGGAATGAAAATTGACAAAAGTGGAGCAGCGGCAACTTCAGAATATAAAGGTAGAACTTATTATTTCTGTGCAGAAGGCTGCAAGACTCAGTTTGAAAAATTCCCTGAGAAATATTTAGGAAAAAAAGAATGA
- the lgt gene encoding prolipoprotein diacylglyceryl transferase — translation MDPTAFSVLGLEVRWYGILISVSLITGLLVSYLLAKYRGQKEEEILNFAPFAIILSIIGARLLHVAVNWSYYINHPALILSFRSGGLAIHGVIMGGFIALLLFVKIRKLDLWLWADILVPALILGQAIGRWGNYFNQEAFGRPTSLPWGIYIDPAHRPYGYASYEYFHPTFFYESVINFSLFFLLLVMHRFYKNKPNRIPSGLIFSMYLGVYAVYRTFIESYRIDSSYIGTIKVVYVINIIALAAALFISGYVIRKFKEEKKLET, via the coding sequence ATGGATCCTACTGCTTTTAGTGTGTTAGGATTAGAAGTAAGATGGTACGGAATTTTAATTTCCGTATCCCTTATAACCGGACTGTTGGTAAGCTATTTGCTTGCAAAATACAGAGGCCAAAAAGAAGAGGAAATATTAAATTTTGCACCCTTTGCAATAATACTTTCCATAATTGGTGCCAGACTCCTGCATGTTGCAGTTAACTGGTCCTATTATATCAACCATCCGGCCCTTATATTAAGTTTCAGAAGCGGCGGTCTTGCCATCCACGGGGTTATCATGGGCGGCTTTATCGCCCTTTTGCTGTTTGTTAAAATAAGGAAATTAGACCTTTGGTTATGGGCTGATATCCTGGTACCGGCTTTAATTCTGGGCCAGGCCATAGGCAGATGGGGCAATTATTTTAATCAGGAAGCTTTTGGAAGGCCAACCAGCCTCCCCTGGGGTATTTACATTGATCCTGCACACAGGCCCTATGGTTATGCAAGCTACGAGTATTTCCATCCTACTTTTTTTTATGAGTCAGTTATAAATTTTTCTTTATTCTTTCTGCTTCTGGTAATGCACAGGTTTTATAAAAATAAACCAAATAGAATTCCCTCTGGTTTGATATTTTCGATGTATCTGGGCGTATATGCTGTTTATAGAACCTTTATAGAGTCATACAGGATAGATAGTTCATATATCGGAACAATAAAGGTTGTTTATGTTATAAATATAATTGCTTTAGCTGCTGCTCTTTTTATTAGCGGCTATGTAATAAGGAAATTTAAGGAAGAAAAAAAATTAGAAACATAA
- a CDS encoding DUF2085 domain-containing protein, which yields MVFIYFLANKIGSSVCHQIPSRTLVIGGIYLPLCGRTTGIYLGFLISAIILFFLFSKENELASVYVLIIFFLLIASTAIDWVLSHLGIYESSNNIRFITGFLAGSSITAIIFPVFNRQYYQKSDDLKIFKSPIKLIVYFLILIFFIIMTLLRLGFLSLFYYYLSAFSVIFTFYFVNLLMIILIPMFANKARRVISRYLILPSVISLALTSLELFVFFKLNVFFSNLRA from the coding sequence ATGGTCTTTATCTATTTTTTAGCAAATAAAATTGGTTCTTCGGTTTGCCACCAGATACCTTCCAGAACCCTGGTAATAGGAGGTATTTATCTGCCATTGTGTGGAAGAACTACAGGTATATACCTTGGCTTTTTGATTTCAGCAATAATACTGTTTTTTTTGTTCAGCAAAGAAAATGAATTAGCGTCAGTATATGTTCTAATAATTTTCTTTCTATTAATTGCATCAACTGCAATAGATTGGGTGCTGTCTCATTTGGGTATATATGAATCAAGCAATAATATAAGGTTTATAACTGGATTTTTAGCAGGGTCATCAATTACAGCTATTATATTTCCGGTATTTAACAGGCAGTATTACCAAAAGTCTGATGACTTAAAAATTTTCAAAAGTCCAATAAAATTAATAGTCTATTTTTTAATACTGATATTTTTTATAATCATGACCCTGCTTCGGCTTGGTTTCTTATCACTATTCTATTACTACCTTTCTGCTTTTTCAGTAATATTCACCTTTTATTTTGTGAACCTTCTAATGATAATTTTGATACCAATGTTTGCCAATAAAGCCCGAAGGGTAATAAGCAGATATCTTATATTGCCTTCAGTAATATCCTTAGCCCTGACATCTTTGGAATTATTTGTGTTTTTTAAACTGAATGTATTTTTTTCAAACCTTAGAGCATAA
- a CDS encoding isoprenylcysteine carboxylmethyltransferase family protein — MDGLGRIYDYGLWPLAIIHISIFVFFIFSFLLPKNKKKYEWRSLGVFTGFIVALFLEMYGFPLTIYFLSPLLINKLGINDPFSHLKGHLWGTLLGLPNWAGALICLLGSLVMVGGIWVIVAGWRKIHRADNQLVTDGIYGYIRHPQYLGIFFVTTGAMIQWPTIITILMWPVLIFFYIALSKREEKEMERIFGLSYVEYRSNVSAFMFRFPKKGSHAATQKNKFL; from the coding sequence ATGGATGGTTTGGGCAGAATTTATGATTACGGTCTTTGGCCCCTGGCTATAATTCATATTTCAATATTTGTCTTTTTTATATTTAGTTTTTTGCTGCCCAAAAACAAAAAAAAATACGAATGGAGATCGCTGGGCGTCTTTACCGGTTTTATAGTGGCATTATTTTTAGAGATGTACGGTTTTCCGCTAACCATATATTTTCTTTCACCATTGCTGATAAATAAATTAGGCATAAACGACCCCTTTAGCCACTTGAAAGGCCATCTCTGGGGAACACTGCTGGGCCTCCCAAACTGGGCAGGAGCACTTATCTGCCTGCTGGGGAGTCTGGTTATGGTTGGGGGAATCTGGGTGATAGTAGCCGGATGGAGAAAAATCCATAGAGCTGACAACCAGCTGGTTACCGACGGTATTTATGGATATATCCGGCATCCCCAGTACTTAGGCATATTTTTTGTAACTACTGGAGCCATGATCCAATGGCCTACAATCATAACTATTTTGATGTGGCCTGTCCTTATTTTCTTTTATATAGCTCTGTCTAAAAGAGAAGAAAAAGAAATGGAAAGGATATTTGGTTTAAGCTATGTGGAATACAGGAGTAATGTTTCAGCATTTATGTTTAGGTTTCCAAAGAAAGGCAGCCACGCAGCCACGCAAAAGAATAAATTTTTATAA
- a CDS encoding NAD(P)(+) transhydrogenase (Re/Si-specific) subunit beta — translation MFGNTIQYGKTILDFSYLVAAILFVVGLKLLSKPESAKRGNLWAAAGMLLAIVTTLILHRDNSGNNIPLTNTIVIIAVISVGTVVGSVIARRVKMTAMPQMVSFYNATGGGASALVALMEFSNLKNTSPLVTLLGLIIGSIAFSGSMIAYGKLNGKIKDWKSPAMKYVNLLMLALIVGITAFMLVAESPIVAPEILLYSLFALSLVYGVFFVMPIGGADMPVVISLLNSFTGIAAAMAGFIYDNQAMILGGIFVGAAGTILTLLMCKAMNRSLLSVIIGAFGGGGAAAGEKEMGTIKEISLSDASVLLNYSKKVVIIPGYGLAAAQAQHVCSELDKLLTERGVEVKYAIHPVAGRMPGHMNVLLAEADVPYEKLVEMDEINPDMPNTDVAIIIGANDVVNPAAIDDPSSPIYGMPIINAREAKNIIVMKRGMGKGYAAIENSLFYHDKTRMLFGDAKDTLQKLLSEIKNL, via the coding sequence ATGTTTGGAAATACCATACAATATGGAAAAACCATTCTTGATTTTAGCTACCTAGTAGCGGCAATATTATTTGTGGTTGGCCTTAAATTATTAAGCAAACCCGAATCGGCAAAACGGGGTAATTTATGGGCTGCAGCAGGAATGTTGCTGGCTATCGTCACCACGCTTATTTTGCACAGAGACAATAGCGGAAACAATATACCTTTAACCAATACAATTGTTATCATAGCGGTTATTTCGGTAGGGACAGTGGTTGGTTCAGTTATTGCCCGGAGGGTAAAAATGACCGCCATGCCCCAGATGGTATCTTTTTATAATGCTACCGGAGGAGGAGCATCAGCACTGGTTGCATTAATGGAGTTTTCCAACCTTAAAAATACATCGCCGCTGGTAACACTGCTTGGATTGATTATCGGGAGCATAGCATTCAGTGGAAGCATGATTGCCTATGGAAAGTTAAATGGCAAAATAAAGGATTGGAAATCACCTGCCATGAAATATGTGAATCTGCTTATGCTGGCACTTATAGTGGGAATTACTGCTTTTATGCTGGTTGCTGAGAGTCCAATAGTTGCCCCAGAAATATTGCTTTATTCCCTGTTTGCACTCTCTCTGGTTTATGGGGTATTTTTCGTTATGCCTATCGGCGGCGCCGATATGCCGGTAGTGATTTCATTATTGAATTCGTTTACGGGAATAGCTGCCGCCATGGCCGGTTTTATTTATGACAACCAAGCAATGATACTGGGCGGTATATTTGTAGGCGCCGCAGGAACCATCCTTACCCTGTTGATGTGCAAAGCAATGAATCGCTCTTTGTTAAGCGTTATTATAGGAGCATTTGGTGGTGGAGGTGCGGCTGCAGGGGAAAAGGAAATGGGAACCATTAAAGAAATTTCGCTTAGCGATGCCTCCGTATTGCTTAATTACAGCAAGAAGGTGGTTATCATTCCCGGTTATGGATTGGCTGCTGCCCAGGCACAGCATGTTTGCAGCGAACTGGATAAGTTGCTTACCGAACGGGGAGTGGAAGTAAAATATGCCATCCACCCGGTTGCCGGAAGGATGCCAGGGCATATGAACGTACTGCTTGCAGAAGCAGATGTACCTTACGAAAAATTAGTAGAGATGGATGAGATAAATCCGGATATGCCCAACACCGATGTTGCAATTATTATAGGCGCCAATGATGTGGTGAATCCGGCAGCCATAGATGATCCCTCCAGCCCTATTTACGGAATGCCCATTATCAATGCCCGGGAAGCTAAGAATATAATTGTAATGAAACGGGGAATGGGTAAGGGATATGCAGCAATTGAGAATTCTTTGTTTTATCATGATAAAACACGAATGCTTTTCGGGGATGCAAAAGATACTCTGCAAAAACTGCTTTCGGAGATAAAGAATTTATAG
- a CDS encoding NAD(P) transhydrogenase subunit alpha, whose translation MEQVLIYFSENREAIFIILLSIFLGIEVISNVPSVLHTPLMSGANAISGVIIIGGIILLGHADLSEFSLELVLGIMAVLFGTLNVAGGFVVTDRMLNMFKKNKKG comes from the coding sequence ATGGAACAGGTACTTATCTATTTTAGTGAAAACAGGGAAGCCATTTTTATTATTTTATTGTCTATATTCCTTGGCATTGAAGTAATTTCAAATGTACCCTCTGTACTACATACGCCGCTTATGTCTGGAGCTAATGCAATTAGCGGGGTAATTATTATCGGGGGCATCATTCTTTTAGGACATGCTGATCTTTCCGAATTCTCACTTGAATTGGTGCTGGGAATAATGGCCGTACTTTTTGGCACGCTAAACGTTGCCGGAGGATTTGTGGTTACCGACCGTATGCTTAACATGTTTAAAAAAAATAAAAAGGGTTAA
- a CDS encoding Re/Si-specific NAD(P)(+) transhydrogenase subunit alpha yields MELGILKEPGYENRVAIMAEVVKALTALKVNVGVEKGAGERSMVSDSEYREAGASIAAREEIFKKSDMLIMINPFGQSELKLLSREKVIVAILNPFFNKELVAGLAENEITSFSMELIPRITRAQAMDTLSSMATIAGYKAVLDAAFHLPRFFPMFMSAVGTIKPAKVLILGAGVAGLQAIAISRKLGAVVEVFDVRAAVKEEVESLGGRFIEVEGVTVGKNTGGYAVDQTQDFKKRQGELIHRHSLAADVVICTAQIPGKKAPILIHKETVENMKAGSVIVDLAASTGGNCQITQNNEVIQYNKVTIIGKSNYPSDMPNVASNMFGKNILNFLKLIIDEEGNLELNFEDEIVKGTCLTHKGKIVNERVKSVI; encoded by the coding sequence ATGGAGCTAGGCATACTCAAAGAACCAGGTTATGAAAATCGTGTAGCTATAATGGCCGAAGTGGTGAAAGCACTCACAGCTCTAAAGGTGAATGTGGGTGTTGAAAAAGGGGCCGGGGAACGGTCGATGGTTTCTGATTCTGAGTATAGGGAAGCCGGCGCCTCAATCGCAGCCAGAGAAGAAATATTCAAAAAATCAGATATGTTGATAATGATTAATCCTTTTGGCCAAAGTGAGTTAAAGTTACTGTCCCGGGAGAAAGTAATAGTGGCAATACTCAACCCTTTTTTCAATAAGGAGCTTGTAGCAGGCTTGGCTGAGAATGAAATTACCTCTTTTAGCATGGAGCTAATACCCCGGATTACCCGGGCACAAGCAATGGATACACTATCCTCCATGGCTACCATTGCTGGCTATAAAGCTGTCCTTGATGCGGCTTTTCATTTACCAAGGTTTTTTCCGATGTTTATGTCAGCGGTGGGTACCATCAAACCGGCAAAAGTGCTAATCCTGGGAGCAGGTGTAGCAGGCTTGCAGGCTATTGCCATATCGCGAAAATTAGGTGCTGTGGTTGAGGTATTTGATGTACGGGCGGCGGTAAAAGAAGAGGTGGAAAGCCTGGGAGGCAGATTTATAGAGGTTGAAGGTGTAACTGTGGGTAAGAATACAGGTGGTTATGCTGTTGACCAGACGCAGGACTTTAAAAAACGGCAGGGTGAATTGATACACAGGCATTCTTTGGCTGCCGACGTGGTCATTTGTACTGCACAAATTCCTGGTAAAAAAGCACCCATATTGATACATAAAGAAACGGTTGAAAATATGAAGGCTGGTTCAGTTATTGTGGACTTGGCAGCATCTACGGGAGGTAATTGCCAAATTACCCAGAATAACGAAGTGATTCAGTATAATAAGGTTACGATTATAGGTAAATCAAATTACCCATCAGACATGCCCAATGTTGCAAGTAACATGTTCGGGAAAAATATACTTAATTTTCTGAAACTGATTATTGATGAGGAAGGAAATCTTGAGCTTAATTTTGAAGACGAGATTGTAAAGGGAACTTGTCTGACTCATAAGGGTAAAATTGTAAACGAACGAGTAAAATCAGTGATATAA
- a CDS encoding endonuclease/exonuclease/phosphatase family protein codes for MIIRITTWNMDYWKHQSLQGQAWDYFLNGVKADIYLFQEASPTKEIKNQEANLVWEMIGQSRNWGSGIYSPKYKLVQEELDTQFRGAFVIGNIKIGGHMITFISLYGLMESNGPCKGYSITNLHRIISDLTGLFNGHIGGNRKIVMGGDLNASTQLDDIQGNRSHQILFDRIKDFGLSDVYKLSDNKDYVQKLRHAKSKKTWQNDYFFMSNSLKGMFLKYEILDNEEVRRFSDHNIVLIEMDF; via the coding sequence ATGATTATAAGAATTACAACCTGGAATATGGATTACTGGAAACACCAATCCTTGCAGGGCCAAGCATGGGATTACTTCTTAAATGGTGTAAAAGCGGATATCTATCTTTTCCAGGAAGCAAGCCCAACCAAGGAAATAAAAAACCAGGAGGCTAACCTTGTTTGGGAAATGATTGGCCAAAGCCGCAATTGGGGTTCAGGCATTTACAGTCCAAAGTACAAGTTAGTCCAAGAGGAACTAGATACACAATTTAGGGGAGCCTTTGTAATTGGAAATATAAAAATAGGTGGCCATATGATAACCTTTATATCCCTGTATGGCCTTATGGAATCCAATGGCCCTTGCAAAGGGTATTCCATTACAAACCTTCATCGGATAATATCAGACCTAACCGGTCTGTTTAATGGGCACATCGGAGGGAATAGAAAGATTGTAATGGGCGGTGACCTAAATGCAAGCACACAGCTCGATGATATTCAGGGTAACAGGTCTCACCAGATTCTTTTTGATAGAATCAAGGATTTTGGATTAAGTGATGTTTACAAGTTATCTGATAACAAAGATTATGTGCAAAAACTTCGTCATGCAAAAAGTAAAAAAACCTGGCAAAATGACTACTTTTTTATGAGCAATTCCCTTAAGGGCATGTTTTTAAAATATGAGATCCTAGACAATGAAGAGGTCAGAAGATTTAGCGATCACAATATAGTATTAATTGAAATGGATTTTTAG
- a CDS encoding Ig-like domain-containing protein: MKKLIIAILVISLVVMFSFPAVLLGEENNTDECLAAPDIAGQLLEEAGVDARYGSGRDGGNYIRDVAQTMTNKAAFPAYNWYGDWDGETFIEKCDEEAYYQAVYNYLVGLGAGIPTGLSIEYVVDIADGFVCQEIKDLEGNYPTAIVKDVHGNPVEGLEMKASLIREKDFPGSEFTDANGEVIFEGLSYETVGTYQLRIWVKDSEIRNWTGTSALSSEFQLSHDIIGTWSQTVGTRSTSLIVIDEQQADGTFTGKRWHPDENIIWGNIEGTVVGDIIEMHYNREGYVDDGYFAEYEGIMVDCDTASGISRHGNDGEYRGEDGEPAEWNMIRQ, encoded by the coding sequence GTGAAAAAGCTAATAATTGCAATACTGGTGATATCGCTGGTGGTTATGTTCAGTTTTCCGGCTGTATTACTGGGAGAAGAAAATAATACTGATGAGTGTCTTGCGGCACCCGATATAGCAGGTCAACTATTAGAAGAAGCAGGGGTAGATGCTCGATATGGATCGGGTCGTGATGGAGGCAACTACATTAGAGATGTTGCCCAGACAATGACTAACAAGGCTGCGTTCCCGGCCTATAATTGGTATGGTGATTGGGACGGAGAAACCTTTATAGAAAAGTGTGACGAAGAGGCTTATTATCAGGCAGTATACAACTATCTGGTAGGGTTAGGAGCGGGTATTCCAACAGGTCTGTCTATAGAATATGTGGTAGATATTGCAGACGGTTTTGTGTGCCAAGAGATTAAAGACCTTGAAGGTAACTATCCAACTGCTATAGTGAAAGACGTTCACGGCAATCCTGTTGAAGGCCTTGAAATGAAGGCAAGTTTAATAAGAGAAAAAGATTTCCCAGGTTCTGAGTTCACAGATGCTAATGGTGAAGTCATATTTGAGGGGTTGTCTTATGAAACAGTTGGAACATATCAGCTCAGGATTTGGGTCAAAGACTCTGAAATTAGAAATTGGACAGGCACTAGCGCCCTATCAAGTGAGTTCCAGCTCAGCCATGACATAATTGGCACTTGGTCTCAGACAGTAGGAACTAGGAGTACCAGTTTAATAGTCATAGATGAGCAGCAAGCAGATGGGACGTTTACTGGTAAAAGGTGGCACCCAGATGAAAACATTATCTGGGGCAATATCGAAGGCACTGTCGTGGGAGATATAATCGAAATGCATTACAACAGAGAAGGTTACGTTGATGATGGTTACTTCGCAGAATATGAGGGCATCATGGTTGATTGTGATACAGCTAGTGGCATAAGTAGACATGGTAATGATGGAGAGTACAGGGGCGAAGATGGAGAACCTGCAGAGTGGAATATGATTAGACAATAA
- the smpB gene encoding SsrA-binding protein SmpB encodes MAKQNKSDENRVTAARNKKALRDFFILDSYEAGIVLRGSEVKSIRAHKLNLKDSYARIRNGELLLYNVHISPYDKARIEEIDPVRTRKLLMHRKEIDRLASKLTDKSLTVVPLEVYFRDNKVKVKLALAKGKQKRDKRRDIQEKEMQREIKRALKYR; translated from the coding sequence ATGGCTAAGCAGAATAAAAGTGATGAAAATAGGGTAACAGCAGCCAGGAACAAAAAGGCTTTAAGGGATTTTTTTATACTGGACAGCTACGAGGCAGGTATTGTGCTCAGGGGCAGCGAAGTTAAATCTATCCGGGCGCATAAGCTTAATTTAAAAGACAGTTATGCCCGGATAAGGAATGGGGAGCTGCTGCTGTATAATGTACACATATCTCCCTATGATAAGGCCAGGATTGAGGAGATAGATCCGGTTAGGACCCGAAAACTGCTGATGCACCGAAAAGAGATTGACAGGCTGGCTTCAAAATTAACCGATAAGAGCCTTACCGTGGTGCCTCTGGAGGTTTATTTTAGGGATAATAAGGTAAAGGTTAAACTTGCTTTGGCCAAAGGTAAGCAGAAGAGGGATAAAAGACGGGATATACAGGAAAAAGAGATGCAGAGGGAAATTAAAAGAGCTTTGAAATATAGATGA